A single region of the Winslowiella toletana genome encodes:
- a CDS encoding tagaturonate reductase, which produces MQQLNRRQFPGRHYPDRIIQFGEGNFLRAFVDWQIDLLNQHTDLDAGIVVVRPRNSATQRSLNSQDGLFTALIRGLNDKGEVVSEPRLIRSVNREIHAWRQFDEFLALARDGNIRLVFSNTTEAGIAFAADDRLEDSPPHSFPAKLTRLLYERFCHFAGAADKGWVILPCELIDENGEALKALVLRYAQQWQLPEAFSQWLHQHNTFCSTLVDRIVTGYPQEDAEQIFQQLGYRDDYLDAGEVYYQFVIQGPHWLHEMLRLDRYPLNIRLVDDIKPYKAQKVAILNGAHTALVPVAFLAGLDTVGEAMNDAQIAAFVESTLREEIIPTLNLPSAELHAFADAVLSRFRNPFIRHQLLAIALNGMTKFRTRILPQLLASQQQQGQWPRKLTFALAALLVFYRGERDGKSFPLQDDEHWLSCFSTLWAQLGRGEITPQQLVETVLADTQHWQSDLTQLPGLVAAVTESLQMIVDRGMRAALEQLG; this is translated from the coding sequence ATGCAGCAGCTGAACCGCCGTCAGTTTCCAGGCAGACACTATCCCGATCGTATTATTCAGTTTGGTGAGGGCAATTTTTTGCGCGCCTTTGTCGACTGGCAGATCGATTTGCTTAATCAACATACCGATCTGGATGCCGGTATTGTGGTGGTTCGTCCGCGTAACAGCGCCACGCAACGCAGCTTAAACAGTCAGGATGGCCTGTTTACCGCGTTGATTCGTGGTCTGAACGACAAGGGCGAGGTAGTCAGCGAGCCGCGCCTGATTCGTTCGGTGAATCGGGAAATCCACGCCTGGCGCCAGTTCGATGAGTTTCTGGCGCTGGCGCGTGATGGCAATATTCGCCTGGTGTTCTCCAATACCACCGAAGCGGGTATTGCCTTCGCGGCTGATGACCGACTGGAAGACTCGCCGCCGCATAGCTTTCCGGCCAAGCTGACGCGCCTGCTGTACGAGCGTTTCTGCCACTTTGCGGGTGCCGCAGATAAAGGCTGGGTCATTTTGCCGTGTGAACTGATCGATGAGAATGGTGAGGCATTAAAGGCGTTAGTGCTGCGCTATGCGCAGCAATGGCAGCTGCCCGAGGCGTTCAGCCAGTGGCTTCACCAGCACAACACCTTCTGTTCAACGCTGGTCGATCGTATCGTTACCGGCTATCCGCAGGAAGATGCGGAGCAAATTTTCCAGCAGCTGGGTTATCGCGACGACTATCTCGATGCCGGAGAAGTCTATTACCAGTTTGTGATACAGGGGCCGCACTGGCTGCATGAAATGCTGCGCCTCGATCGCTATCCGCTGAATATCCGGCTGGTTGATGACATCAAACCGTATAAGGCGCAGAAAGTGGCGATCCTCAACGGTGCGCATACCGCGCTGGTGCCGGTGGCATTTCTCGCCGGTCTGGATACCGTTGGTGAAGCGATGAATGATGCGCAGATTGCGGCATTTGTCGAAAGCACGCTGCGTGAGGAGATTATCCCGACGCTGAATTTACCTTCAGCTGAACTGCACGCCTTTGCTGACGCGGTGCTGAGCCGCTTCCGCAACCCGTTTATCCGCCATCAGCTGCTGGCCATTGCGCTTAACGGCATGACTAAATTCCGCACCCGAATCCTGCCGCAGCTGCTGGCAAGTCAGCAGCAGCAAGGCCAGTGGCCGCGCAAGCTCACTTTTGCGCTGGCGGCGCTGCTGGTGTTTTATCGCGGCGAGCGCGATGGCAAGTCTTTCCCGTTACAGGATGACGAGCACTGGCTGAGCTGCTTTTCGACACTGTGGGCGCAGCTCGGGCGCGGTGAAATCACGCCGCAGCAGCTGGTCGAAACGGTGCTGGCGGATACCCAACACTGGCAAAGCGATCTGACGCAGCTGCCGGGGCTGGTGGCGGCGGTGACGGAATCGCTGCAAATGATTGTCGATCGCGGTATGCGTGCGGCACTGGAACAACTGGGGTAA